The proteins below come from a single Mus musculus strain C57BL/6J chromosome 5, GRCm38.p6 C57BL/6J genomic window:
- the G6pd2 gene encoding glucose-6-phosphate 1-dehydrogenase 2 → MAEQVTLSRTQVCGILREELYQNDAFHQADTHIFIIMGASGDLAKKKIYPTIWWLFRDGLLPKETFIVGYARSQLTVDDIQKQSEPFFKATPEERPKLEEFFTRNSYVVGQYDDPASYKHLNSYINALHQGMQANHLFYLALPPTVYEAVTKNIQETCMSQTGFNRIIVEKPFGRDLQSSNQLSNHISSLFREDQIYRIDHYLDKEMVQNLMVLRFANRIFGPIWNGDNIACVILTFKEPFGTEGRGGYFDEFGIIRDVMQSHLLQMLCLVAMEKPATTDSDDVRNEKVKVLKRISEVETDNVILGQYVGNPNGEGEAANGYLDDPTVPRGSTTATFAAAVLYVKNERWDGVPFILRCGKALNERKAEVRLQFRDIPGDIFHQKCKRNELVIRMQPNEAVYTTMMTKKPGMFFNPEESELDLTYGNKYKNVKLPGAYERLILDVFCGCQMHFVRTDELREGWRIFTPLLHKIEREKPQPFPYVYGSRGPTEADELMRRVGFQYKGTYKGTHKH, encoded by the coding sequence ATGGCAGAGCAGGTGACCCTAAGCCGGACCCAAGTGTGTGGGATCCTGAGGGAAGAGTTGTACCAAAATGATGCCTTCCACCAAGCTGatacacacatatttatcatCATGGGTGCATCGGGTGACCTGGCCAAGAAGAAGATCTATCCCACCATCTGGTGGCTGTTCCGGGATGGTCTTCTACCCAAAGAAACCTTCATTGTGGGCTATGCCCGCTCACAACTCACAGTGGATGACATCCAAAAGCAGAGTGAGCCCTTCTTTAAGGCCACTCCAGAAGAAAGACCCAAGCTGGAGGAGTTCTTCACGCGTAACTCCTATGTAGTTGGCCAGTATGATGATCCAGCCTCCTATAAGCACCTCAACAGCTACATTAATGCCCTGCACCAGGGGATGCAGGCCAACCATCTATTCTACCTGGCCTTGCCCCCCACAGTCTATGAAGCAGTCACCAAGAACATTCAAGAGACCTGCATGAGTCAGACAGGCTTTAACCGCATCATAGTGGAGAAACCCTTCGGGAGAGACCTGCAGAGCTCCAATCAATTGTCTAACCACATCTCCTCTCTTTTCCGTGAAGACCAGATCTACCGCATTGACCACTACCTGGACAAAGAGATGGTCCAGAACCTCATGGTGCTGAGGTTTGCTAACAGGATCTTTGGCCCTATCTGGAATGGAGACAACATTGCTTGTGTGATCCTCACATTTAAAGAGCCCTTTGGTACTGAGGGTCGTGGGGGCTATTTTGATGAATTTGGGATCATCAGGGATGTTATGCAGAGCCACCTCCTGCAGATGTTGTGTCTGGTGGCCATGGAAAAGCCTGCTACCACAGATTCAGATGATGTCCGTAATGAGAAGGTCAAAGTGTTGAAACGTATCTCAGAGGTGGAAACTGACAATGTGATCCTTGGCCAGTATGTGgggaaccccaatggagaaggAGAAGCTGCCAATGGATACTTAGATGACCCCACAGTACCCCGTGGGTCCACAACTGCCACCTTTGCTGCAGCTGTCCTCTATGTGAAGAATGAACGGTGGGATGGGGTACCCTTCATACTGCGCTGTGGCAAAGCCCTGAATGAACGCAAAGCTGAAGTGAGACTGCAATTCCGAGATATACCAGGCGACATCTTCCACCAGAAGTGCAAGCGTAATGAGCTGGTCATCCGTATGCAGCCCAATGAGGCAGTATACACAACGATGATGACCAAGAAGCCTGGCATGTTCTTTAACCCTGAGGAGTCGGAGCTGGACCTAACTTATGGCAACAAATACAAGAATGTGAAGCTCCCTGGTGCCTATGAACGCCTCATCCTGGATGTCTTCTGTGGGTGCCAGATGCACTTTGTCCGTACTGATGAACTCAGGGAAGGCTGGCGTATCTTCACACCACTGCTGCACAAGATTGAACGAGAAAAGCCCCAGCCCTTCCCCTATGTATATGGCAGCCGTGGCCCCACAGAGGCAGATGAGCTGATGAGGAGAGTGGGCTTCCAGTACAAGGGTACCTACAAGGGTACTCACAAGCACTGA